A single Clavibacter nebraskensis NCPPB 2581 DNA region contains:
- a CDS encoding aldo/keto reductase, translated as MRYVRLGSTGTEVSAIALGCMSYGEPTRGNHAWTLTEEDSIPLIRRAVELGITFFDTANVYSDGSSEEITGRALKAMTTREEVVIATKVHGAMGEGPNSRGLSRKHIMWQIDESLRRLGTDYVDLYQIHRFDPATPLEETLEALHDLVKAGKVRYLGASSMDAWRFSKALHLQRANGWAPFVTMQDHYNLVNREEEREMLPLCADAGVGSLPWSPLARGRLTRDWDAATARSATDDFGKTLYAAQEDSDRRVAAAVAKVAEARGVPRAQVALAWVSRNPVVTAPIVGGTKASHIEDAVASLDLELTDDEVSRLEEHYVPHAVVGY; from the coding sequence ATGAGGTACGTCCGCCTGGGCAGCACGGGCACCGAGGTCTCGGCCATCGCGCTGGGCTGCATGAGCTACGGCGAGCCGACGCGCGGCAACCACGCGTGGACGCTCACGGAGGAGGACTCGATCCCGCTCATCCGCCGCGCGGTCGAGCTCGGGATCACGTTCTTCGACACCGCGAACGTGTACTCCGACGGGTCGAGCGAGGAGATCACGGGCCGCGCGCTGAAGGCGATGACCACGCGCGAGGAGGTGGTCATCGCCACCAAGGTGCACGGCGCCATGGGGGAGGGGCCGAACTCGCGCGGGCTGTCGCGGAAGCACATCATGTGGCAGATCGACGAGAGCCTCCGCCGGCTCGGGACCGACTACGTGGACCTGTACCAGATCCACCGCTTCGACCCCGCGACGCCGCTCGAGGAGACGCTCGAGGCGCTCCACGACCTGGTGAAGGCCGGCAAGGTGCGCTACCTCGGCGCCTCGTCGATGGACGCCTGGCGGTTCTCGAAGGCGCTGCACCTGCAGCGGGCGAACGGCTGGGCGCCGTTCGTCACGATGCAGGACCACTACAACCTCGTGAACCGCGAGGAGGAGCGCGAGATGCTGCCCCTCTGCGCCGACGCGGGCGTGGGATCCCTGCCGTGGAGCCCGCTCGCCCGCGGCCGCCTCACGCGCGACTGGGATGCGGCGACCGCCCGCAGCGCGACCGACGACTTCGGGAAGACGCTCTACGCCGCGCAGGAGGACTCCGACCGCCGGGTCGCGGCCGCCGTCGCGAAGGTGGCCGAGGCGCGCGGGGTGCCGCGGGCGCAGGTCGCGCTCGCCTGGGTGTCGCGGAACCCCGTCGTCACGGCGCCCATCGTGGGCGGCACGAAGGCGTCGCACATCGAGGACGCCGTCGCGTCGCTGGACCTCGAGCTCACGGACGACGAGGTGTCGCGGCTCGAGGAGCACTACGTGCCGCACGCGGTCGTCGGCTACTGA
- the rplL gene encoding 50S ribosomal protein L7/L12, with protein MAKLSNDELIEAFKELTLIELSDFVKKFEEVFEVTAAAPVAAAAAPGSAAPAEEVEEKSSFDVILEAAGDKKIQVIKEVRALTSLGLGEAKALVDGAPKAVLEGANKEAADKAKAQLEAAGATVTVK; from the coding sequence ATGGCAAAGCTGTCTAACGACGAGCTCATCGAGGCCTTCAAGGAGCTCACGCTCATCGAGCTCAGCGACTTCGTCAAGAAGTTCGAGGAGGTCTTCGAGGTCACCGCCGCGGCGCCCGTCGCCGCCGCCGCAGCCCCCGGCTCGGCCGCCCCCGCGGAGGAGGTCGAGGAGAAGTCGTCCTTCGACGTCATCCTCGAGGCCGCCGGCGACAAGAAGATCCAGGTCATCAAGGAGGTGCGCGCCCTCACGAGCCTCGGTCTCGGCGAGGCGAAGGCGCTCGTCGACGGAGCCCCCAAGGCCGTCCTGGAGGGCGCCAACAAGGAGGCCGCCGACAAGGCGAAGGCCCAGCTCGAGGCCGCGGGCGCGACGGTCACCGTCAAGTAG
- a CDS encoding NAD-dependent epimerase/dehydratase family protein, with amino-acid sequence MRIAVTGGSGKLGRHVVADLRAHGHEVTNIDQVGERGSGYVRVDTTDYGQVVDALFGVQDLHEGFDAIVHLAAIPAPAILSDVATFHNNMLTSFNVFQAARRAGITKVVYASSETVLGLPFDVPPPYIPVDEEYPAQPNSTYSLVKHLEEQMAIELCRWDPELQVTALRFSNVMDVDDYEGFPGFDDDALARKWNLWGYIDGRDGAQAVRKALEHDAPGFDRFIVANADTVMSRSSAELAAEVFPGVEVTKELGEHETLLSIDKARRILGYEPEHTWRDHAPATTGDDPVAGHPS; translated from the coding sequence ATGAGAATCGCCGTCACCGGAGGCTCGGGGAAGCTCGGCCGCCACGTCGTGGCCGACCTGCGCGCCCACGGACACGAGGTCACCAACATCGACCAGGTGGGGGAGCGCGGATCCGGCTACGTCCGCGTCGACACCACCGACTACGGGCAGGTGGTCGACGCCCTGTTCGGCGTCCAGGACCTGCATGAGGGATTCGACGCGATCGTGCACCTCGCCGCGATCCCGGCCCCCGCGATCCTCAGCGACGTGGCCACGTTCCACAACAACATGCTCACGAGCTTCAACGTCTTCCAGGCCGCGCGCCGGGCGGGCATCACGAAGGTCGTCTACGCGTCGAGCGAGACCGTCCTCGGCCTGCCGTTCGACGTCCCGCCGCCCTACATCCCCGTCGACGAGGAGTACCCGGCGCAGCCGAACAGCACCTACTCGCTCGTGAAGCACCTCGAGGAGCAGATGGCGATCGAGCTGTGCCGCTGGGATCCCGAGCTGCAGGTGACGGCGCTCCGCTTCTCCAACGTCATGGACGTGGACGACTACGAGGGGTTCCCGGGCTTCGACGACGACGCGCTCGCGCGCAAGTGGAACCTGTGGGGCTACATCGACGGCCGCGACGGCGCGCAGGCGGTGCGCAAGGCGCTCGAGCACGACGCGCCGGGCTTCGACCGCTTCATCGTCGCGAACGCCGACACGGTCATGAGCCGCTCCTCGGCCGAGCTCGCCGCGGAGGTCTTCCCCGGCGTCGAGGTGACGAAGGAGCTGGGCGAGCACGAGACGCTGCTCTCCATCGACAAGGCGCGTCGGATCCTCGGCTACGAGCCCGAGCACACCTGGCGCGACCACGCGCCCGCCACCACGGGCGACGACCCGGTCGCGGGGCACCCGTCATGA
- the rplJ gene encoding 50S ribosomal protein L10, giving the protein MANKEASVAELAEKFRSSNAVLLTEYRGLTVAQLKQLRKSISADATYAVVKNTLTKIAANQAGISSFDDELVGPSAIAFVHGDTVAVAKALRAFTKANPLLVVKGGYFDGNPLTADEVNKLADLESREVLLGKLAGAFKASLFGAAYLFNAPLSQAVRTVEALREKQESAQ; this is encoded by the coding sequence ATGGCGAACAAGGAAGCCTCGGTCGCCGAGCTCGCGGAGAAGTTCCGCAGCTCGAACGCCGTACTGCTCACCGAGTACCGCGGTCTCACCGTTGCCCAGCTCAAGCAGCTGCGGAAGAGCATCAGTGCAGACGCGACCTACGCCGTGGTGAAGAACACGCTGACCAAGATCGCGGCGAACCAGGCGGGGATCTCGTCGTTCGACGACGAGCTCGTCGGCCCGTCCGCGATCGCGTTCGTGCACGGCGACACCGTCGCCGTCGCGAAGGCGCTGCGTGCCTTCACCAAGGCCAACCCTCTTCTCGTCGTGAAGGGCGGTTACTTCGACGGCAACCCCCTGACGGCGGACGAGGTGAACAAGCTCGCCGACCTCGAGTCGCGGGAGGTGCTGCTGGGCAAGCTCGCCGGCGCCTTCAAGGCCTCGCTCTTCGGCGCGGCGTACCTGTTCAACGCACCGCTCTCGCAGGCCGTACGCACCGTCGAGGCGCTGCGCGAGAAGCAGGAATCGGCTCAGTAG